A single Defluviitalea saccharophila DNA region contains:
- a CDS encoding trans-sulfuration enzyme family protein gives MDIRSLAIHGGANGDPYTGAVTVPIYQTSTYAQKSIGQHKGFEYSRTGNPTREVLEKLIAELEEGYRGFAFGSGMAAISSVLMLLKSGDHILVSDDVYGGTFRVIDKVFKNFDLEYDFINTSDIAKVRDSIKDNTKMIYIETPTNPLMKLTSIHAIAEIAKEKGILTVVDNTFATPYLQRPITQGADIVLHSATKYLGGHSDLVAGLVVVNNEELGNRMHFIQNAVGAILGPFDSWLLIKGIRTLPIRMDRHCENAEQIVSWLSKQSWVKKIYYPGYNDSQDVLSSQMSKAGGMISFEVDSEATVEKVLSNLKVITLAESLGGIESLISVPAKMTHASIPEEIREKIGITNRLIRLSVGIEYVEDIIKDLDISLK, from the coding sequence ATGGATATCAGATCATTGGCAATACACGGAGGAGCAAATGGAGACCCTTATACCGGAGCTGTAACGGTTCCAATCTATCAAACTTCTACCTATGCTCAGAAAAGCATAGGACAGCATAAAGGCTTCGAGTATTCACGAACAGGAAACCCCACAAGAGAAGTTTTAGAAAAACTGATAGCGGAGCTTGAAGAAGGCTACAGAGGTTTTGCCTTTGGTTCGGGGATGGCTGCGATTTCATCCGTTTTAATGCTTTTAAAATCAGGAGATCATATTCTGGTAAGCGACGATGTATATGGAGGCACCTTTAGAGTCATTGATAAAGTCTTTAAGAACTTTGATCTGGAGTATGATTTTATAAATACCAGTGACATCGCTAAAGTAAGAGACAGTATCAAAGACAATACCAAAATGATTTATATAGAAACCCCAACCAATCCCCTGATGAAATTAACCTCTATTCATGCTATTGCAGAAATCGCAAAGGAAAAAGGGATTCTTACCGTTGTAGACAATACTTTTGCAACACCCTATCTTCAAAGGCCGATTACCCAAGGGGCGGATATCGTTCTTCATAGTGCGACAAAGTACCTTGGAGGCCATAGCGATTTGGTTGCCGGCTTAGTGGTTGTCAATAATGAGGAATTGGGAAACAGAATGCACTTTATTCAAAATGCGGTAGGGGCAATTCTTGGACCTTTTGACAGCTGGCTTTTGATAAAAGGCATTAGAACCCTGCCCATTCGTATGGATAGACACTGCGAAAATGCAGAACAGATTGTGAGCTGGCTCTCAAAACAAAGCTGGGTAAAGAAAATCTACTACCCGGGATACAATGACTCACAGGATGTTTTAAGCAGTCAGATGTCAAAAGCTGGAGGCATGATTTCTTTCGAAGTAGATTCCGAAGCCACCGTAGAGAAAGTGCTATCCAATCTAAAGGTCATTACCCTGGCGGAAAGCTTAGGAGGGATAGAAAGTTTAATCAGTGTACCGGCTAAAATGACCCACGCCTCCATTCCGGAGGAAATAAGAGAAAAAATAGGAATTACCAACAGACTTATAAGACTATCCGTAGGGATAGAATATGTAGAAGACATTATTAAAGACTTGGATATTTCTTTGAAATAA
- a CDS encoding cysteine synthase family protein, with the protein MEYVNHITELIGNTPMIKINHFDIPEEVHLYAKLEFANPGGSIKDRIGKHLIEKYEKEGKLKKGSTIIEATAGNTGIGIALAAVNRGYKVIFVVPGKFSVEKQMLMKALGAEIINIPTEAGLQGAYKVIEELKREIEDIVVVNQFDNPDNVEAHYLYTGREIYEQMEGNIDVFISGAGSGGTFTGVMKYLKEKNPSVKGVLADPYGSIIGGGMCHSYQIEGIGNDFIPGNLEMTLIDDVEKISDEEAFGAVKDLAKKEGLLVGSSSGAVFAAGLKQAQKMKKGNIVMVFADRSDRYLSKNIYQ; encoded by the coding sequence ATGGAATATGTGAATCATATTACGGAATTAATTGGGAACACTCCGATGATAAAGATAAACCATTTTGATATTCCGGAGGAAGTTCATTTGTATGCCAAATTGGAATTTGCCAATCCCGGAGGTTCCATTAAAGATAGAATTGGAAAACATCTTATTGAGAAATATGAGAAAGAAGGAAAACTCAAAAAAGGCAGTACGATTATCGAAGCAACAGCAGGCAATACGGGTATAGGCATTGCTTTGGCAGCAGTAAACAGAGGATATAAAGTAATCTTTGTTGTTCCCGGAAAATTCTCTGTAGAAAAGCAAATGCTTATGAAGGCTCTGGGGGCAGAAATTATCAATATTCCAACAGAAGCAGGACTTCAGGGAGCATATAAAGTAATAGAGGAATTAAAAAGAGAGATAGAAGATATTGTAGTGGTCAATCAGTTTGACAATCCTGACAATGTAGAAGCCCATTATCTCTATACTGGAAGAGAAATTTATGAGCAAATGGAAGGGAACATCGATGTCTTTATATCCGGAGCAGGCTCAGGAGGCACCTTTACTGGGGTTATGAAATACTTGAAAGAAAAAAATCCGTCTGTTAAAGGGGTACTGGCAGATCCCTATGGTTCTATTATAGGTGGAGGGATGTGCCACTCTTATCAAATAGAAGGCATCGGAAACGATTTTATTCCGGGAAATTTAGAAATGACTCTTATTGATGACGTTGAAAAAATCAGCGATGAAGAAGCCTTTGGGGCAGTAAAGGATTTGGCAAAGAAAGAAGGCCTTTTAGTCGGATCTTCTTCAGGAGCTGTTTTTGCTGCAGGTTTAAAGCAAGCTCAAAAAATGAAAAAAGGCAATATTGTAATGGTATTTGCCGACAGGTCAGATAGATATTTAAGCAAAAACATATATCAATAA
- a CDS encoding ABC transporter substrate-binding protein: MSIKKFMKKGVALALAVMLLGTAVGCGSSSTTTSEAPASTEQTTQEAKTEEAPAAPVDEKIVIGFSQIGAESGWRTAETESIKKTCEEDPMIELKFSDAQQKQENQIKAIRTFIAQGVDAIALAPVVESGWETVFTEAKDAGIPIILLDRMAAVDESLYTTFIGSDFIEEGRRAAQYVIDTFGPDAEVNIVELQGTVGASAATDRQKGFADAIKDYSGYKIIKSQSGDFTRAKGKEVMEAFLKSDGDKIDVLYAHNDDMALGAVQAIEEYGLQPGKDIIIVGVDGVKDAFQAIADGKYNCTVECNPNLGPQLVQAVKDLKAGKTLEKWIKSDEDVYFGQKAIDALPTRTY; the protein is encoded by the coding sequence ATGTCTATTAAGAAGTTCATGAAGAAAGGTGTAGCTCTTGCATTGGCGGTAATGCTTTTAGGCACAGCTGTTGGATGTGGCAGCAGTTCTACTACTACTTCAGAAGCACCTGCATCAACCGAGCAAACCACTCAGGAAGCTAAAACAGAAGAGGCACCAGCTGCCCCAGTAGACGAAAAAATTGTTATTGGTTTTTCACAAATTGGGGCTGAAAGTGGATGGAGAACAGCCGAAACAGAATCCATTAAGAAAACTTGTGAAGAAGACCCAATGATTGAACTTAAATTCTCAGATGCGCAGCAAAAACAAGAAAACCAAATTAAAGCGATAAGAACATTTATTGCACAAGGTGTAGATGCCATTGCCCTTGCACCAGTTGTTGAATCTGGCTGGGAAACTGTATTTACTGAAGCAAAAGACGCAGGAATTCCTATTATTTTATTAGACAGAATGGCTGCTGTTGATGAGTCTCTTTATACAACATTTATTGGCTCTGACTTTATTGAAGAAGGAAGAAGAGCTGCTCAATATGTAATCGATACCTTTGGCCCGGATGCTGAAGTAAATATCGTTGAATTACAAGGAACCGTAGGAGCGAGTGCTGCTACAGACCGTCAAAAAGGTTTTGCAGATGCAATTAAAGACTATTCAGGCTATAAGATTATCAAATCTCAATCCGGAGATTTCACCCGTGCTAAAGGTAAAGAAGTTATGGAAGCTTTCTTAAAATCTGACGGAGACAAGATTGATGTATTATATGCTCATAACGATGATATGGCATTAGGTGCTGTTCAAGCGATTGAAGAATACGGATTACAACCAGGAAAAGACATCATTATTGTTGGTGTTGACGGCGTTAAAGATGCATTCCAGGCAATTGCAGATGGAAAATACAACTGTACTGTAGAATGTAATCCAAACCTTGGACCTCAATTGGTTCAGGCTGTTAAAGACTTAAAAGCAGGAAAAACATTAGAAAAATGGATTAAATCTGACGAAGACGTATACTTCGGACAAAAAGCAATCGATGCATTACCAACTCGTACATACTAG
- a CDS encoding sugar ABC transporter ATP-binding protein, with product MAEKDIILQMKGISKYFPGVKALSNVDFTLKKGEIHALMGENGAGKSTLIKVLTGVHKLDDGEIYLHGKKITPKSPLDAQKSGISTVYQEVNLCPNLTVAENIFIGRQPKKNGNIDWNTMNEKAQKAMERLNIYIDVKQLLSSYSVAIQQMVAIARAVDISSGVLILDEPTSSLDNNEVKELFKIMNKLKEEGMGIIFVTHFLDQVYEVSDRITILRNGTLIGEYKVEELPRLELVSKMIGKELEVLEHMPKERKQKDEEDENYIIYAKGLGKKGSIEPFDLKIKKGEVIGLAGLLGSGRSETAKLLFGIDKSDEGVLYIDNKMFTSMYPKKAIDQGLAFCPEERKVEGIVGELTIRENIILAMQASKGIFKYIPMKKQQEIAQKYIELLNIVTPSMEQRIDKLSGGNQQKVILARWLSTEPKVLILDEPTRGIDVGSKTEIQKLILSLAAEGMTIIFISSELEEVVRCCDRVIVLRDRLQIGELTGDDLQESMIMKTIAEGGQ from the coding sequence ATGGCTGAAAAAGATATCATATTACAAATGAAAGGAATAAGTAAGTACTTTCCCGGAGTCAAGGCGCTGTCCAATGTGGATTTTACTTTGAAAAAAGGTGAGATCCATGCGTTGATGGGAGAAAATGGCGCAGGAAAGTCCACACTTATAAAGGTATTAACCGGTGTACACAAACTGGATGATGGAGAGATTTATTTACATGGTAAAAAGATTACCCCCAAATCTCCGTTAGATGCGCAAAAATCAGGCATCAGCACGGTTTATCAGGAAGTCAATCTCTGTCCTAATCTGACAGTGGCAGAAAATATTTTTATAGGAAGGCAGCCTAAAAAGAATGGGAACATCGATTGGAATACCATGAATGAAAAAGCTCAAAAGGCAATGGAGAGATTAAATATATACATTGATGTAAAGCAGCTTTTATCCTCGTATTCTGTTGCCATTCAGCAAATGGTGGCAATCGCCAGAGCTGTAGACATTTCATCTGGTGTACTGATTCTGGATGAACCTACATCCAGTTTAGACAACAATGAAGTTAAAGAATTATTTAAGATTATGAATAAGCTAAAAGAAGAGGGAATGGGCATTATCTTCGTTACGCATTTTTTGGATCAGGTATATGAGGTATCGGACAGGATTACTATCTTAAGAAACGGGACTTTAATTGGTGAATATAAAGTTGAAGAACTTCCAAGGCTTGAATTGGTGTCTAAGATGATAGGAAAAGAATTAGAAGTATTGGAGCATATGCCAAAAGAAAGAAAACAGAAAGATGAAGAAGATGAAAACTATATTATTTATGCCAAGGGTTTAGGAAAAAAAGGCAGCATAGAGCCTTTTGATTTAAAGATTAAAAAAGGTGAAGTGATAGGATTAGCAGGGTTGCTTGGGTCCGGACGTTCGGAAACGGCCAAACTCCTTTTTGGAATAGATAAAAGTGATGAAGGTGTACTCTATATTGATAATAAAATGTTTACTTCCATGTACCCTAAAAAAGCCATTGATCAGGGTCTGGCATTTTGCCCGGAGGAAAGAAAAGTAGAGGGAATCGTAGGAGAACTAACAATCAGAGAAAACATTATTCTGGCTATGCAAGCTAGTAAAGGAATATTTAAATATATACCTATGAAAAAACAACAGGAAATTGCGCAAAAGTATATTGAGCTGTTAAATATAGTGACACCCAGCATGGAACAAAGAATTGATAAATTAAGCGGAGGCAATCAGCAGAAAGTAATTTTGGCAAGATGGCTTTCTACAGAGCCTAAAGTTTTGATTCTGGATGAACCCACCCGGGGAATCGATGTTGGTTCAAAAACAGAAATTCAAAAACTGATTTTATCCTTAGCCGCCGAAGGTATGACGATTATATTTATTTCATCGGAATTGGAAGAAGTCGTTCGCTGCTGTGACCGCGTAATTGTCTTAAGAGACAGGCTTCAAATAGGAGAGCTTACAGGAGACGATTTACAAGAAAGCATGATTATGAAGACCATTGCAGAGGGAGGGCAGTAA
- a CDS encoding ABC transporter permease → MQKLKTLLQDFSHRKIFWPLVAIAVVLLINLIITPSFFRIEIKNGHLFGSLIDILNRATPLIIMAIGMTLVIATGGIDISVGSIVAISGAIAATLIQTMPVPLAIVITLIAAIICGMWNGMLVSGIGIQPMIATLILMTVGRGVAQLITNGQIITINNNVYSFIGTGYLLGLPFAVFIAAAVILVIFFLTRKTAMGLFIESVGGNSISSKYAGIKAKRIIFQVYVICGICTGIAGLIISSNIKSADANNAGLWMELDAILATVIGGTSMSGGRFYIGGTVAGALFIQSLTTTIYSLGVPPETILVVKAVVIILVCLSQSNEFRSLLSGIANQRQKKVIKA, encoded by the coding sequence ATGCAAAAGCTAAAAACACTACTTCAAGACTTTTCCCATAGGAAAATATTTTGGCCCCTTGTAGCCATCGCCGTAGTATTGCTTATTAATTTAATTATTACCCCCAGTTTTTTTAGAATTGAAATCAAAAATGGGCACCTTTTCGGAAGTTTAATTGACATCTTAAATCGTGCCACACCATTGATTATTATGGCTATTGGGATGACATTGGTCATCGCTACCGGAGGAATAGATATTTCTGTTGGTTCTATTGTTGCCATATCCGGGGCTATTGCTGCAACATTAATTCAAACCATGCCGGTTCCCCTGGCAATCGTTATCACCCTTATTGCAGCGATTATATGCGGCATGTGGAATGGCATGCTGGTATCTGGAATCGGCATTCAGCCCATGATTGCCACGTTAATCTTAATGACCGTAGGAAGAGGCGTGGCACAGCTTATTACCAACGGGCAAATTATCACCATCAACAATAATGTCTATAGCTTTATAGGTACAGGATATTTACTTGGATTGCCCTTTGCTGTTTTTATTGCAGCGGCGGTGATATTAGTCATCTTCTTTTTAACCAGAAAAACTGCGATGGGATTATTTATTGAATCCGTCGGAGGCAATAGTATATCCAGTAAATATGCTGGAATCAAAGCGAAAAGAATCATTTTCCAGGTATATGTTATCTGCGGCATTTGTACAGGAATTGCAGGACTTATTATCAGTTCAAACATTAAATCAGCGGATGCCAATAATGCAGGCCTATGGATGGAGCTGGATGCCATTTTAGCTACGGTTATAGGCGGGACTTCCATGTCCGGTGGAAGATTCTATATAGGCGGTACAGTAGCTGGAGCATTATTTATTCAAAGCTTAACGACTACGATTTATTCATTAGGCGTTCCTCCAGAAACCATATTGGTTGTAAAGGCAGTTGTTATCATTTTAGTATGTCTTTCTCAATCCAATGAGTTTAGAAGTCTTTTATCCGGTATTGCTAATCAAAGACAGAAGAAGGTGATTAAAGCATGA
- the yjfF gene encoding galactofuranose ABC transporter, permease protein YjfF: MKKKFHISQNNITIIATILLFFLLFLFGSVTYKGFFSPQVFLNLFIDNAYLITIATGLSFVIITGGIDLSVGALVALVSMISADLLNKGVHPVLVIVLVLILGIVFGAFQGTLICKFKIHPWIVTLGGMFLARGTAYLISTDSIVITDELFNNISKFKIPVFGKSYVSVSVVIALIVVMIAVYISKYTEFGRSIYAIGGGEQSALLMGLPVEQTKILVYVFCSFCTALGGLMFTFYMLSGYALHCNGMEMDAIAGCVVGGILLTGGYGYVIGPLFGVLSMGVIQTIIMFQGTLSSWWTKIAIGFLLLIFITLQRVIVIQKERNKTVIKTQRKTQKTQHNAQSIG; this comes from the coding sequence ATGAAAAAGAAATTTCATATTAGCCAGAATAACATAACGATTATCGCAACCATCCTGCTGTTTTTTCTGCTGTTTCTTTTTGGGTCAGTAACGTATAAAGGCTTTTTTTCACCCCAGGTATTTTTAAACTTATTTATAGATAATGCCTATTTGATTACCATAGCGACAGGATTATCCTTTGTTATTATTACCGGTGGTATTGACTTGTCCGTAGGAGCCCTGGTTGCCTTAGTCAGCATGATTTCTGCAGATCTGTTGAATAAAGGAGTGCATCCAGTCCTTGTTATTGTACTGGTGCTTATACTGGGTATTGTTTTTGGAGCATTCCAGGGAACGTTAATATGCAAGTTTAAAATTCATCCGTGGATTGTGACATTAGGAGGTATGTTTTTAGCAAGAGGAACAGCTTATTTAATCAGTACGGACAGTATTGTAATTACGGATGAACTGTTTAATAACATATCCAAGTTTAAGATTCCTGTTTTTGGTAAATCCTATGTTTCCGTCAGCGTAGTCATTGCCCTCATAGTCGTTATGATTGCAGTATATATTTCAAAGTATACAGAGTTTGGAAGGAGTATCTATGCGATAGGAGGAGGAGAGCAGTCGGCACTGCTTATGGGATTGCCTGTTGAGCAAACAAAAATATTAGTATATGTATTTTGTAGTTTTTGTACGGCTTTAGGCGGATTAATGTTTACCTTCTATATGTTGTCTGGATATGCCCTTCACTGTAACGGGATGGAAATGGATGCGATTGCAGGATGCGTTGTAGGAGGAATTCTGTTGACAGGAGGATATGGATATGTCATAGGTCCTTTATTTGGTGTACTAAGCATGGGAGTTATTCAAACCATCATCATGTTCCAGGGAACCCTTAGTTCCTGGTGGACTAAAATAGCAATAGGATTTCTGCTGCTGATCTTTATTACACTGCAAAGAGTTATCGTTATTCAAAAAGAAAGGAATAAAACGGTTATCAAAACCCAAAGAAAGACTCAAAAGACACAACACAATGCACAATCCATAGGATAG
- a CDS encoding methyl-accepting chemotaxis protein — protein MSRIDTKEYRFGIREKLYISFFLIIILLSSINIVIVFNSSGYIRKYDSILNNIMSANAINGILKEELDAQMNEIVVGKSTFEEGKQNEILEEVKSQLNVLAHNVQTEEIKSQVEIITRTFNTLTNQINKIGEQIAQNKTYEEKMAALEYMTEITSIIDDEIQKLVYLELIHGEQVRANIHNQFIGSIIFNSITLGVLILISLFGTWYISKSISNPIQQLHKNASHVASGNLTVQHVHVKSRDEVHLLAQSFDQMVNHLRHIISSVYRTSNKVSDSSIQLYESIQSSQQATEEVAAATQKIMEIIYNQNKELKTSVEEVDKMSSIFSGLLEESEGILRSANQSVEVAAEGNKYIEDFMNQLNYVSESIDQTAIDIEAFNTNISEMNAFIKTIKDIAAQTNLLALNASIEAAKAGEMGRGFSVVAQEVKKLAYESEMSAKEIEEKINKAQNKIQGINDRIKEGVSEIIKGNEKANKAKEFFNIIQSANEQVNKDINNISNHLHSVNQNVEHVKSLIDSVKALSNIITIEVETISGMGEEEAANMEQIVSATSLLKEFVNEMNDVVTYFSI, from the coding sequence ATGAGTCGTATCGATACAAAGGAATATAGATTTGGGATTAGAGAAAAACTTTATATCTCCTTTTTTTTAATCATTATATTGCTTAGCAGCATCAATATCGTTATTGTCTTTAATTCTTCCGGATATATTAGAAAATATGACAGTATATTAAACAACATCATGTCAGCGAATGCGATTAATGGGATATTAAAAGAGGAATTAGATGCTCAGATGAATGAAATTGTTGTAGGTAAGAGTACTTTTGAAGAAGGAAAACAGAATGAAATATTAGAAGAAGTAAAAAGTCAATTAAATGTATTAGCCCATAATGTGCAAACAGAAGAAATTAAAAGCCAGGTAGAGATTATTACCAGAACGTTCAATACCCTAACCAATCAAATAAATAAAATCGGAGAACAAATTGCCCAAAATAAAACCTATGAAGAAAAGATGGCGGCATTAGAGTATATGACGGAAATTACATCCATTATTGATGATGAGATACAAAAGCTGGTGTATCTTGAATTAATCCATGGTGAACAGGTTCGGGCAAACATTCATAATCAATTTATAGGAAGTATCATTTTTAACAGTATCACCTTAGGCGTTTTGATTTTAATTTCGTTATTTGGGACATGGTATATATCAAAATCGATATCCAACCCCATTCAACAACTGCATAAAAATGCATCCCATGTTGCATCGGGAAATTTAACCGTGCAGCACGTTCATGTGAAGAGTAGGGATGAGGTTCACCTTTTAGCCCAATCTTTTGATCAAATGGTGAATCATCTAAGACATATTATTTCCAGTGTCTATCGTACCAGCAACAAGGTATCCGATTCTTCAATACAATTATATGAAAGCATACAATCCAGTCAGCAGGCTACAGAGGAAGTTGCAGCGGCAACTCAAAAGATTATGGAAATTATCTATAATCAAAACAAAGAGTTGAAGACATCTGTTGAAGAAGTAGATAAAATGTCCAGTATTTTTTCCGGTTTATTGGAGGAATCCGAGGGCATTTTAAGAAGTGCGAATCAATCCGTTGAAGTAGCGGCTGAGGGAAATAAATATATAGAAGATTTCATGAATCAATTAAATTATGTATCGGAATCTATTGACCAAACAGCCATTGACATAGAAGCTTTTAATACCAATATCAGTGAAATGAATGCATTTATAAAAACCATAAAGGATATTGCTGCCCAAACGAATTTATTAGCACTTAACGCATCTATAGAAGCAGCAAAGGCCGGTGAAATGGGGAGAGGTTTTTCTGTCGTTGCACAGGAAGTTAAAAAACTTGCTTATGAATCCGAAATGTCAGCAAAAGAAATTGAAGAAAAAATTAATAAAGCTCAGAACAAAATACAGGGAATTAATGATAGAATAAAAGAAGGGGTAAGTGAAATTATTAAAGGGAACGAAAAAGCAAATAAGGCAAAAGAATTCTTTAACATTATTCAATCAGCCAATGAACAGGTCAACAAAGATATCAACAATATATCCAATCACTTACATAGTGTGAATCAGAATGTAGAACATGTAAAAAGCCTGATAGATAGTGTAAAAGCTTTATCCAATATCATTACCATAGAAGTGGAGACTATCTCAGGAATGGGTGAAGAAGAAGCAGCCAATATGGAGCAAATTGTGTCTGCGACCTCACTACTTAAGGAATTTGTGAACGAAATGAACGATGTTGTAACTTATTTTAGCATTTAA
- a CDS encoding sensor histidine kinase: MGSSYSFFKKKGIRVQLLTYFISLIVLAVVVLSGVGSMLYSQAIQSESNLYTEQMISQIKTNIDSRIQEMENIIYFLSQDSRAIEFFAVHYGAGEEDLALRKDVKSILGRFEKIYPEIAGILIVNKNDLEISNNIQRIARDPLVSEKWYKKAVENPDTMHLFSKPIGRNIQGTKNYSADDVVCVVKAVKDAKTDEIMGVILIDLKLDIITQIIEQVQLGKKGFVFIMDEEGGIVYTPVNPITYRIKPEWLLDEKVIRIEKRIRGSSYQILSHYSDYTTWKTIGVFSLAENQQVISQINLYSFIIVILFIVLGILCATYFSASIAGPISKLKELMKKAEEGDLDVRFSNVNNNEIDELGFSFNHMIEKIKNLINLVYIEQKMKREAELKILEAQIKPHFLYNTLDTIQWMAQEHDAQDIVQMVNALTNLFRIGLNKGKELVTVKEELKHIESYLIIQMVRYEDKLKYEIEVEDDILNYNVLKIILQPIVENAIYHGIKARRGMGTIKITGKQIDKKLCFCVEDDGVGMLPEKVLEINEILQGKQSNENPCGYGMFNINERIKLAYGAEYGLVVNSTYGEGTRVEVWHPIIEA, translated from the coding sequence TTGGGCAGTTCTTACTCATTTTTTAAGAAAAAAGGTATTCGGGTTCAACTCCTTACATATTTTATTTCTTTGATCGTATTGGCAGTAGTCGTCTTATCTGGGGTAGGAAGCATGCTCTATAGCCAGGCGATTCAAAGTGAATCCAATTTATACACAGAACAGATGATTAGTCAGATTAAGACGAATATTGATTCTCGAATTCAGGAAATGGAGAACATTATTTACTTTCTGTCTCAGGATAGCAGGGCCATAGAATTTTTTGCTGTCCATTATGGGGCAGGAGAGGAGGATCTTGCCCTGAGAAAAGATGTAAAAAGTATTTTAGGAAGGTTTGAAAAGATTTATCCGGAAATAGCAGGAATACTTATTGTCAATAAGAACGATTTAGAGATTAGTAATAACATCCAAAGAATTGCAAGGGATCCGCTTGTTTCTGAAAAATGGTATAAAAAAGCGGTAGAAAATCCGGATACCATGCATTTATTCAGTAAACCTATTGGAAGAAATATTCAAGGTACCAAAAATTATAGTGCTGATGATGTTGTATGTGTTGTCAAAGCGGTTAAGGATGCTAAGACAGATGAGATTATGGGGGTCATATTAATTGATTTAAAGTTAGACATTATCACTCAGATTATAGAACAGGTGCAGTTAGGAAAAAAAGGATTTGTGTTTATTATGGATGAAGAGGGAGGTATCGTATATACGCCCGTTAATCCGATTACCTATAGAATTAAGCCTGAGTGGCTTTTAGATGAAAAAGTTATAAGAATTGAAAAAAGAATTAGAGGCAGTTCTTATCAAATTTTATCCCATTACTCGGATTATACCACCTGGAAAACCATAGGTGTGTTTTCTCTGGCGGAGAATCAGCAGGTAATCTCTCAAATAAACTTATATTCCTTTATTATTGTTATTCTTTTTATTGTCTTAGGCATTTTATGTGCTACATATTTTAGTGCCTCAATTGCAGGACCAATAAGTAAACTAAAAGAATTAATGAAGAAAGCAGAAGAAGGGGACTTAGATGTTCGATTTAGCAATGTTAACAACAACGAGATAGACGAATTGGGATTTAGCTTCAATCACATGATAGAAAAAATCAAAAATTTAATCAATCTTGTTTATATCGAGCAGAAGATGAAAAGAGAAGCTGAACTAAAGATTTTGGAGGCTCAGATTAAACCCCATTTTTTATACAATACACTGGATACGATTCAGTGGATGGCACAGGAGCATGACGCCCAGGATATTGTTCAAATGGTAAATGCCCTTACGAATTTATTTAGAATCGGCCTTAATAAAGGAAAAGAACTCGTAACGGTCAAGGAAGAGCTTAAACATATCGAGAGTTATCTTATTATTCAGATGGTTCGATATGAAGATAAGCTGAAGTACGAGATTGAAGTGGAAGACGATATCTTAAATTATAATGTTCTAAAAATTATACTTCAGCCCATTGTTGAAAATGCTATTTACCATGGCATCAAGGCAAGGAGAGGCATGGGAACGATTAAAATCACGGGAAAACAAATCGATAAGAAATTATGTTTCTGTGTAGAAGATGATGGAGTAGGAATGCTACCTGAAAAAGTTTTAGAAATCAACGAGATTTTACAAGGCAAACAATCCAATGAAAATCCTTGCGGATATGGCATGTTTAATATCAATGAACGTATTAAGCTGGCATATGGAGCGGAATATGGCTTAGTTGTAAACAGTACCTATGGAGAAGGAACGAGGGTTGAAGTTTGGCATCCGATTATTGAAGCATAG